One Algibacter sp. L3A6 genomic region harbors:
- a CDS encoding chaperone modulator CbpM, whose translation MIQTLCSHYNIEIAFVDTLNTMGLIQIEIIEQEYFIHPDQIGNLEKIIRLYHELNVNLEGIDVVFNLLEKERVLQHELNTLKNRLRLYENE comes from the coding sequence TTGATACAAACTCTATGTTCTCATTATAATATAGAAATTGCTTTTGTTGATACTTTGAATACCATGGGACTTATTCAAATTGAAATTATAGAGCAGGAATACTTTATTCATCCTGATCAAATAGGTAATCTTGAAAAAATAATTAGACTATATCACGAATTAAACGTCAATTTAGAAGGTATTGATGTTGTGTTTAATTTATTAGAAAAAGAAAGGGTATTACAACATGAATTAAATACTTTAAAAAACAGATTAAGGCTTTATGAAAATGAATAA
- a CDS encoding DnaJ C-terminal domain-containing protein, with translation MAFIDYYKILGISKTATEKDIKTAYRKLARKYHPDLNPDNKEAEIKFKEINEANEVLSHDENRKKYDKYGENWKDENAQQQQHRQSNQQTYSNDEYSDFFESMFGGQGQPSYSRGRNTKFKGQDYNAELQLDLKDIYTSHKQVLTVNGKQIRLTIPAGVENGQIIKIKGKGGLGINGGPQGDLYIKFNIDNHTQFKREGNNLYINVDLDLYTSILGGEIKIDTFNDKVKLQIKPETKNESKVKLKGKGFPVYKKEGLFGDLIITYHIKIPNHLSEKEIELFKELQKLNQNG, from the coding sequence ATGGCATTTATAGATTATTATAAAATATTGGGCATTTCGAAAACTGCAACTGAAAAGGATATAAAGACAGCTTATCGCAAACTCGCACGAAAGTACCATCCTGACTTAAACCCGGACAATAAAGAGGCCGAAATAAAATTTAAGGAAATAAATGAGGCTAACGAAGTTTTAAGCCACGACGAAAACCGGAAAAAATATGATAAATATGGTGAAAACTGGAAGGATGAAAACGCCCAGCAACAGCAGCATAGGCAATCTAATCAACAAACCTATTCAAACGACGAATATTCAGATTTTTTTGAATCCATGTTTGGAGGTCAAGGACAACCATCATACAGCCGAGGTCGTAACACAAAGTTTAAAGGCCAGGATTATAATGCCGAATTACAACTAGACTTAAAAGACATTTATACCAGTCATAAACAAGTGTTAACCGTTAATGGCAAACAAATTAGGCTAACCATTCCTGCAGGAGTGGAAAATGGACAAATTATAAAAATTAAAGGTAAAGGAGGCTTAGGTATCAACGGCGGACCTCAAGGTGACCTATACATTAAATTCAATATTGACAACCATACTCAATTTAAAAGAGAAGGCAACAATCTATATATTAACGTTGATTTAGATTTGTACACCTCAATTTTGGGAGGCGAAATTAAAATAGATACTTTTAACGATAAGGTCAAGCTTCAAATAAAACCTGAAACAAAAAATGAATCTAAAGTAAAATTGAAAGGCAAAGGATTTCCTGTTTATAAAAAAGAAGGTCTCTTTGGCGATTTAATTATTACCTATCATATCAAGATTCCAAACCATCTAAGTGAAAAAGAAATAGAGCTATTTAAGGAATTACAAAAGCTTAATCAAAATGGATAA
- a CDS encoding acyl-CoA dehydrogenase family protein: MEANEKDILRGGQFLVKETNCEDVFTPEDFSEEQTMMKESVMEFNDREIIPHKARFEAKDYALTEEVMRKAGDMGFLSVAVPEAFGGMGMGFVSTVLTCDYISSGTGSFSTAFGAHTGIGTMPITLYGTEEQKQKYVPKLASGEWFGAYCLTEPGAGSDANSGKTTAELSADGKSYKINGQKMWISNAGFCSVMIVFARIEGDKNITGFIVEYNGDTPNGITLGEEEHKLGIRASSTRQVFFNDTVVPVENMLAGRGEGFKIAMNALNVGRIKLAAACLDSQRRILSTAVNYANERKQFKMPISDFGAIKVKLAEMATNAYAGESATYRAAKNIEDRIAMREAAGNTHQEAELKGVEEYAIECSILKVAVSEDVQHAADEGIQIFGGMGFSEETPMESAWRDARIARIYEGTNEINRMLSVGMLVKKAMKGHVDLLGPAQKVQEELMGIPSFDTPDFSELFSEEKVMINKLKKTFLMVAGGAVQKFGPDLDKHQQLLIAAADILIEIYMAESAILRTEKNAKRFGAESQSVQIAMSKLYLYHAVDIIEEKGKESIISFAEGDEQRMMLMGLKRFTKYQNYPDIVDLRNEIAEKVKAENKYCF, from the coding sequence ATGGAAGCAAATGAAAAAGACATCTTAAGAGGTGGTCAATTCTTAGTGAAAGAAACAAATTGTGAAGATGTGTTTACTCCTGAAGATTTTTCAGAAGAACAAACAATGATGAAAGAATCCGTAATGGAATTTAACGATCGTGAAATCATTCCTCATAAAGCACGTTTCGAAGCTAAAGATTATGCACTAACTGAAGAAGTTATGCGTAAAGCTGGGGATATGGGCTTTTTAAGTGTTGCTGTTCCTGAAGCTTTTGGTGGTATGGGAATGGGCTTTGTTTCTACTGTATTAACGTGTGATTATATTTCTTCTGGAACAGGTTCTTTCAGTACTGCTTTTGGTGCGCATACAGGAATTGGTACTATGCCAATTACTTTATATGGTACAGAGGAGCAAAAACAAAAATACGTACCAAAATTAGCCTCTGGTGAGTGGTTTGGAGCTTACTGTTTAACAGAACCTGGAGCTGGATCTGATGCAAATTCTGGTAAAACAACTGCTGAACTTTCCGCAGATGGAAAATCATATAAAATTAACGGTCAAAAAATGTGGATCTCAAATGCAGGTTTCTGTAGTGTGATGATCGTTTTTGCTCGTATTGAAGGTGATAAAAATATTACTGGATTTATAGTAGAATATAATGGAGACACTCCAAATGGGATTACTTTAGGTGAAGAAGAACACAAATTAGGTATTCGTGCGTCTTCTACACGTCAAGTATTTTTTAACGATACTGTAGTACCTGTTGAAAATATGTTAGCTGGTCGTGGCGAAGGTTTCAAAATCGCTATGAATGCACTTAATGTTGGTCGTATTAAATTAGCTGCAGCTTGTTTAGATTCTCAAAGAAGAATTTTATCTACAGCAGTAAATTATGCTAACGAGCGTAAACAATTTAAAATGCCTATTTCAGACTTTGGAGCTATTAAAGTTAAGTTAGCTGAAATGGCAACTAATGCTTACGCAGGTGAATCTGCAACTTATAGAGCTGCAAAAAATATTGAAGACAGAATAGCAATGCGTGAAGCTGCTGGAAATACACATCAAGAAGCAGAACTTAAAGGTGTTGAAGAATATGCAATTGAATGTTCTATTTTAAAAGTAGCTGTTTCTGAAGATGTACAACATGCAGCTGATGAAGGTATCCAAATTTTTGGTGGAATGGGGTTCTCTGAAGAAACGCCTATGGAATCTGCTTGGAGAGATGCACGTATTGCACGTATTTACGAAGGAACTAACGAAATTAACAGAATGCTATCTGTTGGTATGTTAGTAAAGAAAGCTATGAAAGGTCATGTTGACTTATTAGGCCCTGCTCAAAAAGTTCAAGAAGAATTAATGGGAATTCCTTCTTTTGATACGCCAGACTTTTCAGAATTATTTTCTGAAGAAAAAGTAATGATTAATAAGTTGAAAAAGACTTTTTTAATGGTTGCCGGAGGTGCTGTTCAAAAATTTGGTCCAGACCTAGACAAACATCAACAATTACTTATAGCTGCTGCTGATATTTTAATTGAAATATACATGGCTGAATCTGCTATATTAAGAACTGAAAAGAATGCTAAACGCTTTGGAGCCGAGTCTCAATCTGTACAAATTGCGATGTCTAAATTATACTTATACCACGCTGTAGATATTATCGAAGAAAAAGGAAAAGAAAGTATTATTTCTTTTGCCGAAGGTGATGAGCAACGTATGATGCTTATGGGACTTAAACGTTTTACTAAATATCAAAACTACCCAGACATTGTAGATTTACGTAACGAGATAGCCGAAAAAGTTAAGGCCGAAAATAAATATTGCTTTTAA
- a CDS encoding acetyl-CoA C-acyltransferase, producing MKTAYIVKAYRTAVGKAPKGVFRFKRTDELAAETIKYMMKELPNLDPKRIDDVIVGNAMPEGAQGLNMARLISLMGLDVVDVPGVTVNRFCSSGVETIGMATAKIQAGMADCIIAGGAESMSSVPMTGFKPELNYDAIVKAGHEDYYWGMGNTAEAVAKQFKVSREDQDEFAFNSHMKALRAQAENRFQDQIVPIEVEQTYIDANGKKATKSYIVTKDEGPRAGTSKEALAKLRAVFAAGGSVTAGNSSQMSDGAAFVMVMSEDMVKELGLEPIARMVNYAAAGVEPRIMGIGPVKAIPKALKQAGLKQDDLSLIELNEAFASQSLAVIRELNLNPDIINVNGGAIALGHPLGCTGAKLSVQLFDEMRKQNMKGKYGAVTMCVGTGQGACGIFEFLN from the coding sequence ATGAAAACAGCATATATAGTAAAAGCATATAGAACCGCAGTTGGTAAAGCACCAAAAGGCGTGTTTCGTTTTAAAAGAACAGATGAATTGGCAGCTGAAACCATCAAATATATGATGAAAGAATTGCCAAATTTAGACCCAAAGCGTATCGATGATGTTATTGTTGGTAACGCCATGCCAGAAGGCGCTCAAGGATTAAATATGGCACGTTTAATCTCCTTAATGGGATTAGATGTTGTTGATGTTCCTGGTGTAACCGTAAACCGTTTTTGCTCTTCTGGAGTAGAAACTATAGGTATGGCAACAGCTAAAATACAAGCCGGAATGGCAGATTGTATTATTGCTGGTGGTGCAGAAAGCATGAGTAGCGTACCTATGACTGGTTTTAAACCAGAATTGAATTATGATGCGATTGTAAAAGCAGGTCACGAAGATTATTACTGGGGCATGGGAAATACTGCGGAAGCTGTTGCAAAACAGTTTAAGGTATCTCGCGAAGACCAAGATGAGTTTGCATTTAATTCGCACATGAAAGCATTACGAGCGCAGGCAGAAAATCGTTTTCAAGATCAAATAGTACCAATTGAAGTGGAACAGACATATATTGATGCGAACGGAAAGAAAGCTACAAAATCTTATATAGTAACTAAAGATGAAGGACCACGTGCAGGAACAAGCAAAGAAGCCTTAGCAAAACTGAGAGCTGTATTTGCTGCTGGAGGAAGTGTTACCGCTGGTAACTCGTCTCAAATGAGTGATGGTGCTGCTTTTGTAATGGTTATGAGTGAAGACATGGTTAAAGAACTAGGTTTAGAACCAATTGCAAGAATGGTTAACTATGCCGCTGCAGGTGTTGAACCCCGCATTATGGGCATTGGACCAGTAAAAGCAATTCCAAAAGCATTAAAACAAGCAGGATTAAAACAAGACGATTTATCTCTTATTGAATTGAATGAAGCCTTTGCTTCTCAATCTTTAGCAGTAATTAGAGAGTTAAACCTTAATCCAGATATCATTAACGTAAATGGTGGAGCCATTGCCCTTGGTCACCCATTAGGATGCACAGGAGCAAAACTGTCAGTACAACTTTTTGATGAAATGCGTAAGCAAAACATGAAAGGGAAATATGGAGCAGTTACCATGTGCGTAGGAACAGGTCAAGGTGCTTGTGGAATATTTGAATTTTTAAACTAA
- a CDS encoding 3-hydroxyacyl-CoA dehydrogenase/enoyl-CoA hydratase family protein yields the protein MSKRRIKKIAIIGSGIMGSGIACHFANIGVDVLLLDIVPRELNDKEKAKGLTLEDKIVRNRLVNDALTASLKSKPSPIYHQDFASRITTGNIEDDIAKVADVDWIMEVVVERLDIKKMVFENLEKYRKPGTLITSNTSGIPIKFMSEGRSEDFQKHFCGTHFFNPARYLKLFEIIPGPKTDASVLEFLNGYGEQFLGKTSVVAKDTPAFIGNRIGIFSIQSLFHAVKDLDLTIEEVDKLSGPVIGRPKSATFRTVDVVGLDTLVHVANGIAENCKNDERLELFKLPDFINTMMENKWLGSKTGQGFYKKQVSADGSKEILSLDLNTLEYRSAKRAKFATLELTKTIDKVVDRFKVLVKGKDKAGEFYRKSFSALFAYVSNRIPEITDDLYKIDDAMKAGFGWEHGPFQIWDAIGVEKGIEIMKSEGLEPAAWVNEMLASGNSSFYTIKEGASYAYDIPKKSQVKIPGQDSFIILDNIRKSKEVFKNSGVVIEDLGDGILNCEFQSKMNTIGGDVLAGLNKAIDLAEKDFAGLVVGNQAANFSVGANIGMIFMMAAEQEYDELNMAIKYFQDTMMRMRYSSIPTISAPHGMALGGGCELSLHADKVVAAAETYMGLVEFGVGVIPGGGGSKEMALRASDTFRKGDVQLNTLQEYFLTIGMAKVSTSAYEAFDMGVLQKGKDVVVVNKDRQIAVAKQHAMLMANSGYTQPVKRSDVKVLGKQALGMFLVGTDSMKDSNYISEHDMKIANKLAYVMAGGDLSEPTLVSEQYLLDLEREAFLSLCTERKTLERIQHMLTKGKPLRN from the coding sequence ATGAGCAAACGTAGAATAAAAAAAATCGCAATTATTGGTTCCGGAATTATGGGAAGCGGTATAGCTTGTCATTTCGCTAACATTGGCGTAGATGTCCTGTTACTAGACATTGTTCCAAGAGAACTTAACGACAAAGAAAAAGCTAAAGGCTTAACTTTAGAAGACAAAATAGTAAGAAATAGATTGGTTAATGATGCGCTTACGGCATCGTTAAAATCAAAACCATCTCCAATTTACCATCAAGATTTCGCTAGTAGAATTACTACAGGTAATATAGAAGACGATATTGCTAAAGTAGCAGATGTAGACTGGATTATGGAAGTTGTAGTCGAAAGACTAGACATCAAGAAAATGGTGTTTGAAAACTTAGAAAAATATCGTAAACCAGGCACGTTAATTACATCTAACACCTCTGGTATTCCTATAAAATTTATGAGTGAAGGACGAAGTGAAGATTTCCAAAAACATTTCTGTGGAACACACTTCTTTAATCCGGCTCGTTACTTAAAATTATTTGAAATTATTCCTGGACCTAAAACAGATGCTTCTGTATTAGAATTCTTGAATGGTTACGGTGAGCAATTTCTTGGAAAAACATCTGTAGTTGCTAAAGATACTCCTGCCTTCATTGGAAACCGTATCGGGATTTTCAGTATACAAAGTTTATTCCACGCCGTTAAAGATTTAGATTTAACTATCGAAGAAGTAGATAAACTATCTGGACCAGTAATTGGTCGTCCAAAATCGGCAACCTTCCGTACGGTAGATGTTGTAGGTTTAGACACTTTGGTTCATGTTGCAAACGGTATTGCAGAAAACTGTAAAAATGACGAACGTTTAGAATTGTTCAAACTACCAGATTTCATCAATACCATGATGGAAAACAAATGGTTAGGAAGTAAAACAGGTCAAGGTTTCTATAAAAAGCAAGTCTCTGCAGATGGATCTAAAGAAATTTTATCTTTAGACTTAAATACACTAGAATATCGTTCGGCTAAACGTGCAAAATTTGCCACTTTAGAACTTACGAAAACGATTGATAAAGTTGTTGACCGTTTTAAAGTATTAGTAAAAGGAAAAGATAAGGCTGGTGAATTTTACAGAAAGAGTTTTTCTGCTTTATTTGCATATGTTTCTAATAGAATTCCAGAAATAACAGACGATTTATATAAAATTGACGATGCCATGAAAGCCGGTTTTGGTTGGGAACATGGTCCTTTCCAAATTTGGGATGCCATTGGTGTTGAAAAAGGTATTGAAATTATGAAATCTGAAGGTTTAGAGCCTGCTGCTTGGGTAAACGAGATGTTAGCATCTGGAAATTCTTCTTTTTATACTATTAAAGAAGGCGCAAGTTATGCTTATGATATTCCTAAAAAATCACAAGTAAAAATACCAGGTCAAGACAGTTTCATTATTTTGGATAATATCAGAAAATCTAAAGAAGTCTTTAAAAACTCTGGTGTTGTTATTGAAGATTTAGGAGATGGCATATTAAACTGCGAGTTCCAATCTAAAATGAACACTATTGGTGGAGATGTTCTAGCCGGATTAAATAAAGCTATTGATTTAGCCGAAAAAGATTTTGCTGGTTTAGTCGTTGGTAATCAAGCTGCAAACTTCTCTGTTGGTGCAAACATCGGCATGATTTTCATGATGGCTGCAGAGCAAGAGTATGATGAGCTTAACATGGCTATTAAATACTTCCAAGATACCATGATGCGTATGCGTTATTCTTCAATCCCAACTATTTCTGCTCCTCACGGAATGGCTTTGGGTGGTGGTTGTGAATTATCATTACACGCCGATAAAGTAGTTGCAGCGGCAGAAACTTACATGGGACTTGTAGAGTTTGGTGTTGGTGTAATCCCTGGTGGTGGCGGTTCTAAAGAAATGGCTTTAAGAGCATCAGATACTTTCAGAAAAGGAGATGTTCAGCTAAATACACTTCAAGAATACTTTTTAACTATTGGTATGGCAAAAGTATCAACTTCGGCTTACGAAGCATTTGATATGGGAGTTTTACAAAAAGGAAAAGATGTTGTTGTTGTTAATAAAGACCGCCAAATTGCAGTTGCAAAACAACACGCTATGTTAATGGCTAATTCTGGCTACACACAACCTGTAAAACGCTCGGATGTCAAAGTACTTGGAAAACAAGCATTAGGTATGTTTTTAGTAGGAACAGATTCTATGAAAGATTCCAATTACATTAGTGAACACGACATGAAAATTGCTAATAAATTAGCTTACGTTATGGCTGGTGGAGATTTATCTGAACCAACTTTAGTTAGCGAGCAATATTTATTGGATTTAGAGCGTGAAGCTTTCTTAAGTTTATGTACAGAACGTAAAACTTTGGAGCGTATTCAGCACATGTTAACAAAAGGTAAACCTTTAAGAAACTAA
- a CDS encoding MarR family winged helix-turn-helix transcriptional regulator encodes MKDRTIDYILRTTWLAVQKMYNEEALKFDSTMATGFTLLSIDPEKGTPSTALGPKMGMEATSLSRILKAMEKKGLIDRHPNPEDGRGVIIKLTPFGIQKRTYSKDRVLTFNEKIKHNISDEKLKHFNEVADVILEMVSNKKIYTPNDN; translated from the coding sequence ATGAAAGATAGAACCATCGATTATATTTTAAGAACAACATGGCTAGCCGTTCAAAAAATGTATAACGAAGAAGCATTAAAATTTGATAGCACTATGGCAACGGGCTTTACCTTATTAAGCATAGATCCAGAAAAAGGAACACCATCGACTGCTTTAGGCCCCAAAATGGGTATGGAAGCAACGAGTCTTTCTCGAATTTTAAAAGCTATGGAGAAAAAAGGTTTAATTGATAGACACCCAAACCCAGAAGATGGCCGCGGTGTAATTATCAAGCTAACACCTTTCGGAATTCAAAAACGCACCTACTCTAAAGATCGAGTTTTAACTTTTAATGAGAAAATTAAACATAACATCTCCGATGAAAAACTAAAGCACTTTAATGAAGTAGCCGATGTGATTCTAGAGATGGTTTCAAATAAAAAAATATATACACCAAACGACAACTAG
- a CDS encoding AMP-dependent synthetase/ligase, translating into MTKITRLFDFPYYQLETYNLDKAFNTKYNGKWQSISSQEYVDQANAISRGLLKLGIKPNDKIAVISSTNRTEWNILDIGVLQIGAQNVPIYPTICAEDYEYILNHSESTYCFVSDEEILTKLNSIKGNTKLKHVYTFDDIQNESSWKEVLNLGEDTSIQPEVETRKNDVKSTDLATLIYTSGTTGRPKGVMLSHNNLVSNVLNSQNRVPFEYGVAKTLSFLPVCHVFERMILYLYQYCGAEIYFAESIEKMSDNLKEIKPNVMTAVPRLYEKVYDKIIAKGSDLTGIKKSLFFWAVNLGLRYEPYGQNGWWYELQLKIARKLIFSKWQEGLGGNLDLMVSGSAALQPRLTRVFAAAGLPIMEGYGLTETSPVVSVNDTRNGGFRVGTTGRIIDDVEVKIAEDGEILVKGPNVMMGYFKDEAKTAEAIKDNYFHTGDIGEIDADGFLKITDRKKEMFKTSGGKYVAPTLLENQFKQSRFIEQIMVIGEGEKMPAALIQVNYDFVKEWAKRHNIPFTTNEDIILNTQLLERIQEEINFANANFGKWEQIKKFEITPDVWTIDAGHLTPTMKMKRKVIKQKYLSLIEKIYRG; encoded by the coding sequence ATGACCAAAATCACCAGACTTTTTGACTTTCCTTATTATCAATTAGAAACATACAATTTAGATAAGGCTTTTAACACAAAATATAATGGAAAGTGGCAATCTATTTCTTCGCAAGAATATGTAGATCAAGCCAATGCCATAAGTCGTGGTTTATTAAAGCTAGGTATAAAGCCTAACGATAAAATTGCGGTTATATCTTCTACAAACAGAACAGAGTGGAATATATTAGATATTGGAGTTCTACAAATAGGTGCGCAAAACGTACCAATTTACCCTACAATTTGTGCCGAAGATTATGAATATATCCTAAATCATTCGGAATCTACATATTGTTTTGTTTCAGATGAAGAAATTCTAACTAAGCTAAATTCAATAAAAGGAAACACAAAACTTAAACACGTGTATACCTTTGATGATATTCAAAATGAATCTAGCTGGAAGGAAGTACTTAACTTAGGTGAAGATACCAGTATTCAACCTGAAGTTGAGACTAGAAAAAACGATGTAAAGTCTACAGATTTAGCCACATTAATTTATACTTCGGGAACTACAGGAAGACCTAAAGGCGTTATGTTATCTCATAACAACCTTGTTTCAAATGTTTTAAATAGTCAAAACCGTGTTCCTTTTGAATATGGTGTTGCTAAAACACTTAGTTTTTTACCTGTTTGCCATGTTTTTGAACGCATGATTCTTTATTTATACCAATATTGTGGTGCCGAAATTTACTTTGCAGAGTCTATCGAAAAAATGAGCGATAACCTCAAGGAAATTAAGCCAAACGTAATGACCGCTGTGCCTCGTCTTTATGAAAAAGTATACGACAAAATTATAGCTAAAGGCAGTGATTTAACAGGAATTAAAAAATCGCTTTTCTTTTGGGCTGTTAATCTTGGACTAAGATATGAACCTTACGGACAAAACGGTTGGTGGTACGAGTTACAACTTAAAATAGCTAGAAAACTTATTTTTAGCAAATGGCAAGAAGGACTTGGCGGAAATCTAGACCTTATGGTCTCTGGTAGTGCTGCACTGCAACCAAGACTTACCAGAGTATTTGCTGCAGCTGGTTTACCTATAATGGAAGGTTATGGATTAACAGAAACTTCGCCTGTTGTATCAGTTAATGATACGCGAAACGGAGGTTTTAGAGTAGGAACCACAGGTAGAATAATTGATGATGTTGAGGTTAAAATAGCTGAAGATGGCGAAATACTTGTAAAAGGCCCGAACGTTATGATGGGGTATTTTAAAGATGAAGCCAAAACAGCTGAAGCTATTAAGGACAATTATTTCCACACTGGAGATATTGGAGAAATAGATGCTGATGGTTTTCTTAAAATCACTGACAGAAAGAAAGAAATGTTTAAAACATCGGGAGGAAAATATGTAGCACCTACCCTACTTGAAAACCAATTTAAACAGTCTCGATTTATAGAACAAATTATGGTTATTGGTGAAGGCGAGAAAATGCCAGCAGCTTTAATACAAGTAAATTATGATTTTGTAAAAGAATGGGCCAAACGCCATAACATTCCATTTACAACTAATGAAGACATCATCTTGAATACTCAATTACTAGAAAGAATTCAAGAAGAAATTAATTTTGCCAATGCCAACTTCGGTAAATGGGAACAAATTAAAAAATTCGAAATCACTCCAGATGTTTGGACTATAGATGCCGGACACTTAACGCCAACCATGAAAATGAAGCGTAAAGTTATAAAACAAAAGTACCTTTCTCTTATCGAGAAAATCTACAGAGGTTAG